The following are encoded together in the Capsulimonas corticalis genome:
- a CDS encoding DUF4832 domain-containing protein — MMMTTDLSQFWDTDRVLRNPHKGWYHHYFDNGITHYMPERDEDLERFPGLNHLYLRLPWSDLEPEQGVFQWALIDDVIRKWVAKGYTISFRITCKETGTVYATPEWVRVLGCQGRFIDSFCSKGDWRPEYGDPVFLQALDAFHEAFAAHYDGQPWVEYVDIGSYGEWGEGHNSATDRLQLPFEVLKQHIDIHKRHYRKSLLAVSDDLPYEGVTADDSRLMLDYLVESGITFRDDSILVRYYMDVYPDSHSVRSPEYFARVAGDRPTILEIQHYGMCTGDADPTWSGANGSVRGAATLEGAMELMRATWIGYHGDARVFLEDNPLTAARLANRSGYWYFVQTIQLADTLSPGQTTQIRLTWRNAGVAPSYHIFELVLTLSSGSDERHEVIPDSGNRRWRPDEDCVEDYPLSIPGDIPPGEYDLRIRLQERVGKIVRPVALGFQSAIETDDGSYRVARISIVQSEKPVPVLMIQI; from the coding sequence ATGATGATGACAACGGACCTTTCTCAATTCTGGGATACCGATCGGGTTCTCCGAAATCCCCACAAGGGCTGGTATCACCACTATTTCGACAACGGCATAACCCATTATATGCCGGAGCGCGATGAGGATCTTGAGCGGTTTCCTGGGCTGAACCACCTCTACTTGCGTCTTCCCTGGAGTGACCTGGAGCCGGAGCAAGGCGTTTTTCAATGGGCGCTGATCGACGATGTCATCCGCAAGTGGGTGGCCAAGGGCTATACGATCAGCTTCCGAATCACGTGCAAGGAAACCGGGACCGTGTACGCCACGCCGGAATGGGTGCGCGTACTCGGATGCCAGGGCCGCTTCATCGATTCCTTTTGCAGCAAGGGGGATTGGCGCCCCGAGTATGGCGATCCGGTCTTTCTTCAGGCGCTTGACGCCTTTCATGAAGCGTTCGCCGCCCATTATGACGGTCAGCCCTGGGTGGAATATGTGGATATTGGGAGTTACGGCGAATGGGGCGAGGGACACAACAGCGCCACCGACCGTCTCCAGCTTCCATTTGAAGTCCTGAAGCAGCACATCGACATCCACAAGCGGCATTATCGAAAGTCCCTGCTTGCCGTTTCCGACGATCTTCCGTACGAAGGCGTCACCGCGGACGACAGCCGCCTGATGCTCGACTACCTCGTTGAAAGCGGGATCACATTTCGGGACGACAGCATCCTTGTGCGCTATTATATGGACGTTTATCCCGACAGCCACTCCGTGCGTTCGCCGGAATACTTCGCGCGTGTCGCCGGCGATCGGCCGACGATCCTCGAAATTCAGCACTACGGGATGTGTACGGGAGACGCCGACCCGACATGGTCCGGCGCCAACGGCTCCGTGCGCGGCGCGGCTACGCTGGAAGGCGCCATGGAACTGATGCGCGCCACATGGATCGGCTACCATGGCGACGCCCGTGTCTTTCTGGAGGATAACCCGCTCACTGCGGCTCGCCTGGCCAATCGCTCCGGCTACTGGTACTTCGTCCAGACGATCCAGCTTGCGGATACGCTGTCGCCGGGCCAGACAACTCAGATTCGACTTACCTGGCGCAACGCGGGCGTTGCGCCATCCTATCACATCTTCGAACTGGTCCTCACTCTCTCCAGCGGCAGCGACGAGCGCCATGAAGTGATCCCCGATTCCGGCAACCGCCGGTGGCGGCCAGACGAAGACTGCGTCGAGGACTATCCCTTGAGCATCCCCGGCGATATCCCGCCCGGAGAATATGATTTGCGAATTCGACTACAGGAACGTGTCGGGAAGATCGTCCGCCCGGTTGCGCTGGGATTCCAATCGGCCATCGAAACCGACGATGGGTCATACCGCGTGGCGCGCATTTCGATTGTCCAGAGCGAGAAACCAGTTCCGGTCCTGATGATTCAGATCTAA
- a CDS encoding GDSL-type esterase/lipase family protein, whose amino-acid sequence MFKITNSLRANANIPTRRIRALGRAAAASIAVLAGIAGMAACAQAQATFSGTDSHIYYNGRMENLGAMAWTGQTVTIKFTGSATISGNFQDNWGYTVDYACFLDGVKLSVPALIGLNAGNGQDVAIATGLNSSAAHTLLLYRTSDTEYPCWINNIKLDTGGTLLAPDAPSSRRIEYYGDSVTSGGSIDATNSNPNTSDDGQYSQNNYDTFGAITARSLNAEARFVSHGGAGLCSSFLPSTNDSATLTNYWHKSRWDSFSTDPSTVSEWDFTKWRPQAIVIGIGHNDIYRGVSEATFIAAYKNLISGLQGKYPGVKIFCINTSIDDATTPGQNQYTWYNDTFNAVAGTNVYTKTFAGTGHGGHPRAADHIVMANAITPWISGVMGWSGTGGGGGGGNSITLSGTVGNAQVSLTWNAYSGVSSYRVKRSATSGSGYSWVVTGWGSTSYTNTGLTNGVSYYYVVAALDASGNELANSNEVKTTPVAPGAGNAITLTGTAGSHQAALSWSAYSGASSYRVKRSATSGSGYSWVVTGWGSTSYTNTGLTAGTAYYFTVAALDGSGNELANSNEVTVTPTP is encoded by the coding sequence ATGTTCAAGATCACAAATTCCCTGCGCGCCAACGCAAATATTCCAACGCGGCGTATCCGCGCTTTGGGCCGCGCGGCGGCCGCAAGTATCGCCGTATTGGCGGGGATCGCGGGAATGGCGGCGTGCGCGCAGGCGCAGGCGACTTTCAGTGGAACGGACTCGCACATCTACTACAACGGGCGTATGGAGAATCTCGGCGCGATGGCCTGGACAGGTCAGACCGTTACGATCAAGTTCACGGGCAGCGCGACGATCTCCGGCAACTTCCAGGATAACTGGGGCTATACAGTTGACTATGCCTGCTTCCTTGACGGGGTGAAACTCTCCGTGCCCGCGCTGATCGGCCTGAACGCCGGCAACGGACAGGATGTCGCCATCGCCACGGGGCTGAATTCGAGCGCCGCGCATACGCTCCTGCTCTACCGGACAAGCGATACGGAATATCCGTGCTGGATCAACAATATCAAGCTCGATACGGGAGGAACATTGCTGGCGCCGGATGCCCCATCGTCACGCCGCATTGAGTACTACGGCGACTCGGTGACTTCCGGCGGATCGATCGATGCGACGAACTCCAATCCCAACACGAGCGACGATGGTCAGTATTCACAGAACAACTACGATACATTTGGCGCCATCACGGCGCGCAGCCTCAATGCGGAGGCGCGTTTCGTGTCGCATGGCGGCGCGGGACTTTGTTCCAGCTTCCTGCCAAGCACCAATGATTCGGCGACCCTCACGAACTACTGGCATAAATCGCGCTGGGATTCGTTTAGCACGGACCCCTCCACGGTTTCCGAATGGGACTTCACAAAATGGCGCCCCCAGGCGATCGTCATTGGGATCGGCCACAACGATATCTATCGCGGCGTCAGCGAGGCCACGTTCATCGCGGCCTATAAGAACCTGATCTCCGGGTTACAGGGCAAGTATCCCGGCGTCAAGATTTTCTGCATCAACACAAGCATCGACGACGCCACGACGCCTGGCCAGAACCAGTACACATGGTACAACGACACGTTCAATGCGGTCGCGGGAACTAACGTCTATACCAAGACATTCGCCGGTACCGGTCACGGCGGGCACCCCCGCGCCGCAGACCACATCGTGATGGCGAACGCCATCACGCCTTGGATTAGCGGCGTCATGGGATGGAGCGGAACGGGTGGTGGAGGCGGCGGCGGTAACTCCATTACCCTGTCCGGCACAGTCGGCAATGCTCAAGTGTCTCTCACCTGGAACGCATACTCAGGCGTCTCCAGCTACCGAGTCAAGCGCAGCGCGACGAGCGGCTCGGGCTACTCCTGGGTCGTGACCGGCTGGGGCAGCACGAGCTACACCAACACCGGATTGACCAACGGCGTAAGCTACTACTACGTCGTCGCCGCGCTCGACGCCAGCGGCAACGAACTGGCCAACTCCAACGAGGTCAAAACCACTCCCGTTGCGCCAGGCGCCGGGAACGCCATTACGCTGACAGGAACGGCGGGCAGCCATCAGGCCGCCTTATCGTGGAGCGCGTATTCGGGAGCGTCGAGCTATCGCGTCAAGCGCAGTGCGACCAGCGGTTCCGGTTACTCCTGGGTAGTGACGGGCTGGGGAAGCACCAGTTATACGAACACGGGATTGACGGCGGGGACTGCTTATTACTTTACGGTGGCGGCGCTGGATGGAAGCGGCAATGAACTCGCCAATTCCAATGAAGTCACAGTCACTCCCACTCCATGA
- a CDS encoding carbohydrate-binding protein, which yields MIEEERFLNTRRSQWGQAARSVRGALAAAAISFLCAQGVMAQWVQVPLRNAAAKANGQPGGEGCQVITNIASDSTGSVLIFGTDVGGLYRSTNSGAQWQPIDVGYKPRGSAYVAIDPANSNVMLSIGANGGSRFGFHGVWRSADQGNSWTNVLPKDNDLDSVSGGRGARILVFDPTSVSGGATQTVYWCTSTNIASGDQGIWKSTNNGVSWTHLTTSYAGSYLAVSPLNGALYVGASDGLYKYSGGAFTKIQTGQIFGVAVSSNQPNWIYTVRSFDIELSTDGGGTWTKKGGGGLPTSAWNGGPGWFRIEASPANANYLSLCHDTGYWAQHPHYYSTDGGNNWVAPSASKTNAFRNVDMIARTQTSCFHPTVAGTIWDNADDQVFKSTDGGSNFSYCNNGYTAFTCDTIYNFNPFNANLLMVTSQDYESAVTTNGGDTWQYLDPHQTNNSTDNSPGWGGYQYGGYAFDSSIMIAGDAQAWNGDTTIRRTTDGGVTYNDWLNAPNADDSNNPCVVSGGNFKVVTPDPSNSSMAYYGHFRTSDKGATWHGSVYINNVAWCDGVFTYNGDPNGDHALYGASGNTVIKSTDHGATWQFVHQFNDSFIRDIAYNWKNGRVYVADDLRELRTWDGTTESDITGSLPADNNNSYGRVATVCVDPVDPNIMYIGNHADLYCTNLAVAKSTNAGATWTNLTKQVGGTGLDGGHEAYCVRVNPSTRELWAFGECYGVWKYPAPVGGESVYNGPHNIPGVLQAEDYDNGGEGVAYHDTDSANNGGAYRNDGVDIEATTDTGGGYNVGWTAAGEYLKYTVNVAAAGAYTVTFRVASTTGQTGAFHLQNASGTNLSGAVNVPNTGAWQTFTNVTANVTLPAGAQVLTLVEDAANFNLNSITFASAGGTITLSGAAGSHQAALSWSAYSGASSYRVKRSATSGSGYSWVVTGWGSTSYTNTGLTAGTAYYFTVAALDGSGNELANSNEVKVTPTP from the coding sequence ATGATCGAAGAAGAACGATTTCTCAACACAAGGCGTTCGCAATGGGGCCAAGCCGCGCGCTCCGTCCGCGGCGCCCTCGCCGCTGCGGCGATTTCCTTCCTGTGCGCGCAAGGAGTGATGGCGCAGTGGGTGCAGGTTCCATTGCGCAATGCCGCCGCGAAAGCGAATGGGCAACCGGGCGGGGAAGGCTGTCAGGTGATCACCAATATCGCGTCGGACAGCACCGGCAGCGTCCTGATTTTCGGCACCGATGTCGGCGGCCTCTACCGAAGCACGAACTCCGGCGCACAATGGCAGCCGATCGATGTGGGCTACAAACCACGCGGCAGCGCTTATGTCGCCATCGATCCTGCAAACAGCAACGTGATGCTCTCGATCGGCGCGAACGGAGGGTCGCGCTTTGGCTTCCACGGCGTCTGGCGTTCTGCCGATCAGGGCAATTCCTGGACGAACGTTCTGCCCAAAGACAACGATCTCGACAGTGTGTCCGGAGGCCGGGGCGCACGCATTCTGGTCTTTGATCCAACGAGCGTTTCCGGGGGAGCAACGCAAACCGTTTACTGGTGTACGTCCACGAATATCGCCAGCGGTGATCAGGGCATCTGGAAGTCCACGAATAACGGAGTGAGCTGGACCCACCTTACCACAAGCTACGCGGGTTCCTACCTTGCGGTCAGCCCGCTCAATGGCGCGCTCTATGTGGGCGCCAGCGACGGGCTGTACAAATACTCGGGCGGCGCATTCACAAAAATTCAGACCGGCCAGATCTTCGGGGTCGCTGTCTCCTCCAATCAGCCGAATTGGATCTATACCGTTCGAAGCTTCGACATCGAACTCTCGACCGACGGCGGCGGTACCTGGACCAAGAAAGGCGGCGGGGGGCTGCCGACATCTGCATGGAATGGCGGTCCCGGCTGGTTCCGCATTGAGGCGAGCCCCGCCAACGCCAATTACCTCTCCCTCTGCCACGATACCGGATACTGGGCGCAGCACCCGCATTATTACTCGACTGACGGCGGCAACAACTGGGTGGCGCCCAGCGCCAGCAAGACCAATGCCTTCCGCAATGTCGATATGATCGCTCGCACCCAGACAAGCTGCTTTCACCCGACCGTCGCCGGCACAATCTGGGACAATGCCGACGACCAGGTTTTTAAAAGCACGGATGGCGGATCGAACTTCTCGTATTGCAACAATGGCTATACAGCGTTCACATGCGATACGATCTACAACTTCAACCCGTTCAACGCCAACCTGCTGATGGTGACGTCGCAGGATTACGAGTCGGCGGTCACGACCAACGGTGGCGACACCTGGCAATATCTAGATCCGCACCAGACGAACAACTCCACGGACAACAGTCCGGGATGGGGAGGCTATCAGTATGGAGGCTATGCGTTCGATTCCAGCATCATGATTGCCGGAGACGCACAGGCATGGAATGGGGACACGACCATTCGACGCACGACGGATGGCGGCGTGACTTACAACGATTGGCTGAACGCTCCCAACGCCGACGACAGCAACAATCCCTGTGTGGTCAGCGGCGGCAACTTCAAAGTCGTCACGCCCGATCCCTCCAACTCCAGCATGGCCTACTACGGTCACTTCCGAACATCCGACAAAGGCGCGACATGGCATGGAAGCGTCTATATCAACAACGTCGCCTGGTGCGATGGCGTCTTCACCTACAATGGGGATCCTAACGGCGATCACGCGCTGTACGGCGCCAGCGGCAATACCGTGATCAAATCCACGGATCATGGCGCCACATGGCAATTCGTCCATCAGTTTAACGATAGTTTTATCCGTGATATCGCCTATAACTGGAAGAACGGCCGCGTGTATGTCGCCGACGATCTTCGCGAACTGCGAACGTGGGACGGAACGACCGAAAGCGACATCACCGGCAGTCTCCCCGCGGACAACAATAACAGCTATGGACGCGTGGCGACGGTCTGTGTCGATCCCGTCGATCCCAATATCATGTACATCGGCAACCACGCCGACCTTTATTGCACCAACTTGGCCGTCGCCAAGTCCACGAATGCGGGGGCGACGTGGACAAATCTCACCAAACAGGTCGGCGGAACCGGTCTGGACGGCGGTCATGAGGCGTACTGCGTCCGCGTCAACCCGAGCACCCGCGAGCTATGGGCGTTCGGCGAATGCTATGGCGTCTGGAAATATCCCGCTCCCGTCGGCGGGGAATCGGTCTATAACGGCCCGCATAACATTCCCGGCGTCCTGCAGGCCGAGGACTACGACAATGGCGGCGAAGGCGTAGCTTACCATGATACGGACAGCGCAAACAACGGCGGCGCATACCGCAACGACGGCGTGGACATCGAAGCCACAACCGATACGGGCGGCGGTTACAACGTCGGCTGGACTGCCGCCGGGGAATACCTCAAGTACACGGTCAACGTCGCCGCGGCGGGTGCGTATACGGTCACTTTCCGTGTAGCGTCCACGACCGGTCAAACCGGAGCGTTCCATCTGCAGAACGCTAGCGGAACGAACCTCTCCGGAGCCGTGAACGTTCCCAACACCGGCGCATGGCAAACCTTCACGAATGTCACGGCAAACGTGACGCTTCCCGCAGGCGCGCAAGTCCTGACCCTTGTCGAGGACGCCGCCAACTTCAACCTCAATTCCATCACCTTCGCCAGTGCGGGCGGGACAATCACCCTTTCCGGCGCGGCAGGCAGCCATCAGGCCGCCTTATCGTGGAGCGCGTATTCGGGAGCGTCGAGCTATCGCGTTAAGCGCAGCGCGACCAGCGGTTCCGGTTACTCATGGGTGGTGACGGGCTGGGGAAGCACCAGTTATACGAACACGGGATTGACGGCGGGGACTGCTTATTACTTTACGGTGGCGGCGCTTGACGGAAGCGGCAATGAACTCGCCAATTCCAACGAGGTCAAAGTCACTCCCACTCCGTAA
- a CDS encoding DUF1559 domain-containing protein, with the protein MKKTGFTLIELLVVIAIIAILAAILFPVFAKAREKARQISCASNMKQLSLGLIQYAQDYDEKFPLANEKDDGGGWGWWWTWAYTTQPYVKSYNVFRCPDDSAAVTGNGVPAKSYHVNTFLCDSGFATCGPMSPGGDWATGATPLVTPSLASINRPADTILIAEAHNAESVAHNSAQKGDGIFASASFIGQSWQDGFLGFGEIPDGKATGNYPFGPNGAVTAAHTGRANFAFCDGHVKSLLPIQTDPDRAGDPDHNMWNAARN; encoded by the coding sequence GTGAAAAAAACTGGTTTTACGCTGATCGAACTTCTCGTTGTTATTGCAATAATTGCTATTCTTGCTGCGATCCTTTTCCCTGTCTTCGCGAAAGCGCGGGAAAAGGCCCGGCAAATTAGCTGCGCCAGCAACATGAAGCAGCTCTCTCTGGGGCTCATTCAGTACGCTCAGGATTATGACGAGAAGTTTCCGCTGGCCAATGAGAAAGATGACGGGGGCGGATGGGGATGGTGGTGGACATGGGCTTACACCACGCAGCCGTACGTGAAGAGCTATAACGTGTTCCGATGCCCTGACGACAGCGCCGCCGTGACAGGCAACGGCGTGCCTGCTAAGTCTTATCACGTCAACACCTTCTTGTGCGATTCCGGGTTCGCCACCTGTGGTCCCATGTCTCCCGGGGGGGACTGGGCCACGGGAGCAACCCCTCTGGTTACCCCCTCGCTCGCATCGATCAATCGACCGGCGGACACGATCCTGATTGCGGAAGCTCACAATGCCGAATCCGTCGCCCACAACAGCGCTCAGAAAGGGGACGGCATTTTTGCTTCCGCTTCTTTTATCGGGCAATCCTGGCAGGACGGTTTCCTGGGCTTCGGGGAAATCCCCGACGGAAAAGCGACCGGCAACTATCCCTTCGGACCGAATGGGGCTGTTACGGCCGCGCATACCGGTCGGGCGAACTTTGCATTCTGTGACGGACATGTCAAATCGTTGCTGCCGATCCAGACCGACCCGGACCGCGCGGGTGATCCGGATCATAATATGTGGAACGCGGCGCGTAATTAA
- a CDS encoding LacI family DNA-binding transcriptional regulator, whose translation MITIKDIARTANVGVTTVSRVINNHPRVDPVTRERILQCMRDLNYYPSALARNLSRSQMNVIGIVFPEGVLVIWGANNYFAPTLNGVAAAANELHQSVLLCSNDVWSNVPNSFSSLLDRRCDGLLLFGMPRENDLTPVLLRSGFPFVMVSDMSEDKRVASVDIDNVAVGRMATQYLLEHGHRRIGFVTMVTGYEHYNWSLNRFRGYRQALEDWGVGFREDYVSPILTSKDRSWKRFEHFLEMDPQVRPTALFCMEDESAVDGIRYMQERGLKVPDDLSFIGVNDLPEDAITGPGLTTIWQPLDQVGSQSMRIVHKMVRGEVGRDHRELLPVKLIERGSVRAV comes from the coding sequence TTGATCACGATTAAGGATATTGCCCGTACCGCGAACGTGGGCGTCACGACGGTTTCGCGTGTGATAAACAACCATCCCCGCGTGGACCCCGTGACGCGCGAGCGGATCCTTCAGTGCATGCGCGATCTTAATTACTACCCCAGCGCGCTGGCGCGTAACCTTTCGCGTTCGCAAATGAATGTGATTGGGATTGTATTTCCAGAAGGGGTTTTGGTAATTTGGGGCGCTAATAACTACTTTGCTCCTACGCTCAACGGCGTCGCGGCGGCGGCAAATGAATTGCATCAGAGTGTACTGCTGTGCTCTAACGATGTGTGGTCGAATGTTCCAAACAGCTTCTCAAGTCTGCTGGATCGACGCTGTGACGGGCTGCTGCTCTTTGGAATGCCCCGGGAAAACGACCTGACGCCGGTGCTCCTGCGTTCTGGATTTCCCTTCGTGATGGTGAGCGATATGTCGGAAGACAAGCGCGTCGCAAGTGTCGATATCGACAACGTCGCCGTCGGACGGATGGCGACGCAGTACTTGCTGGAGCACGGACATCGCCGCATCGGATTCGTCACCATGGTCACTGGCTACGAGCATTACAATTGGAGCTTGAATCGCTTTCGGGGATATCGGCAGGCGCTTGAGGATTGGGGGGTCGGCTTTCGCGAGGATTATGTGTCCCCAATCCTTACCAGCAAGGATCGAAGCTGGAAACGCTTCGAACACTTCCTGGAAATGGACCCGCAGGTTCGCCCGACGGCGCTATTCTGCATGGAGGATGAATCCGCGGTCGATGGAATTCGGTACATGCAGGAGCGCGGGCTCAAAGTCCCCGACGACCTCTCGTTCATCGGTGTGAACGACCTGCCGGAAGACGCCATCACGGGGCCGGGACTGACCACGATCTGGCAGCCTTTGGACCAGGTTGGCTCCCAATCCATGCGGATTGTCCATAAGATGGTCCGGGGGGAAGTGGGACGGGACCACCGGGAGTTACTGCCGGTCAAGCTGATCGAACGCGGCTCGGTGCGCGCGGTGTGA
- a CDS encoding helix-turn-helix domain-containing protein, with protein MATSQKEIGELIRARREQLNLSQQDVSNGLEMSRGNYSRLESGQTAVSAADLTEIAAILEIRACYLLGEDTDDHACTHNDDIVRLYRGIRADMQPAARAMMQSLYDQFRREESGEDTSGLCP; from the coding sequence GTGGCGACCAGTCAGAAGGAAATCGGTGAGTTGATTCGGGCAAGACGCGAACAGCTCAATCTCAGTCAGCAGGATGTTTCGAACGGGCTGGAAATGTCGCGGGGCAATTACTCTCGCCTGGAGTCGGGGCAAACGGCGGTGTCGGCGGCGGATCTGACGGAGATCGCCGCAATTTTGGAAATTCGCGCATGCTATCTGCTGGGCGAAGATACGGACGACCACGCCTGCACGCATAACGACGACATCGTACGGCTCTATCGCGGCATACGCGCCGACATGCAGCCGGCGGCGCGGGCGATGATGCAGAGCTTGTACGATCAGTTTCGACGCGAGGAGTCCGGTGAGGATACAAGCGGCTTGTGTCCCTAA
- a CDS encoding GGDEF domain-containing protein — translation MKTNVRYYNFFSRFLFPKSYLAKFLLLAVIGMHGPMTIAMTWMHRSNYGAPGIPGGGMPPGPPPPAGVHPGPPPPMGTDFGPLWFIVFGAVFLFFALYALLQPISACSQSLRDYMEHGILPKLPTNGKDEAGLLMSDLQKTIVRLDTLLKEQEHRATRDALTGLANRSWSDARLKDDLPRAQATRVPACLAMIDLDHFKEINDRYGHEAGDQVLQQVGRILNEELRAGDWAARWGGDEFVVMLWNCDSAAAAQVLERIRARVRSAVWAFAAGVRPNLSASIGYCEYNTMDSAEQLFVKSDSALYASKLEGRDCVKAYNPRLQLISEKLRIA, via the coding sequence ATGAAAACGAACGTGCGCTATTACAACTTCTTTTCGCGGTTTCTCTTCCCCAAAAGCTATCTTGCGAAGTTTCTCCTGCTCGCCGTGATCGGCATGCACGGTCCGATGACGATCGCGATGACCTGGATGCACCGATCGAACTACGGCGCGCCGGGAATCCCCGGCGGCGGCATGCCTCCCGGTCCGCCTCCGCCGGCCGGCGTCCATCCGGGGCCACCGCCGCCGATGGGGACGGATTTCGGGCCGCTCTGGTTTATCGTTTTCGGCGCCGTTTTTCTCTTCTTTGCCCTGTACGCCCTCTTGCAGCCGATCTCGGCCTGTTCGCAAAGCCTGCGCGACTACATGGAGCATGGGATCCTGCCGAAGCTGCCCACGAACGGCAAGGACGAAGCCGGTCTGCTGATGTCGGACCTGCAAAAGACCATCGTGCGGCTGGATACGCTTTTGAAGGAGCAGGAGCACCGGGCGACCCGCGATGCGCTCACCGGTCTCGCGAACCGCTCCTGGAGCGACGCCCGCCTGAAAGACGATCTGCCTCGCGCCCAGGCGACGCGCGTTCCGGCGTGCCTGGCGATGATCGATCTCGACCATTTCAAGGAGATCAACGACCGTTACGGCCATGAGGCCGGCGATCAAGTGCTGCAGCAAGTCGGACGGATTTTGAACGAGGAGCTCCGCGCCGGCGACTGGGCGGCGCGCTGGGGCGGGGACGAGTTTGTGGTCATGCTGTGGAACTGCGACAGCGCCGCCGCCGCGCAGGTTCTGGAGCGTATCCGCGCCCGCGTGCGCAGCGCCGTCTGGGCATTCGCCGCCGGCGTCCGCCCGAACCTTTCGGCCAGCATCGGATACTGCGAATACAACACCATGGATTCCGCCGAGCAGCTGTTCGTCAAATCCGACAGCGCGCTCTACGCCTCAAAATTGGAAGGCCGCGACTGCGTGAAAGCCTACAACCCGCGCCTCCAGCTCATCAGCGAAAAACTGCGAATCGCATAA
- a CDS encoding DUF1559 domain-containing protein: MMKTDRKQGFTLIELLVVIAIIAILAAILFPVFAKAREKARAITCSSNLKQIGLAMMQYVQDYDETYPLSRFGYTFTSPGGPQEAEWDTVIMPYVKAGSVDARNGGVYSCPSFPVPHEGNQYHIRFDLFPDFNGTTSTLARVDAPAEKVMMLEGGSNGEPATGPWGYGMFPAAEYAWSTGGLNAANNYHNPSTAVDLVNGDCDATTAAQIGAWAGCNQLPRYRHANTSNFLWLDGHVKSKNRGQIDWYKDIYISSVSDDGSAGTAPY, from the coding sequence ATGATGAAAACAGATCGAAAGCAAGGTTTCACGCTCATTGAGCTGCTCGTTGTCATCGCGATTATTGCGATTCTTGCCGCAATCCTCTTCCCAGTCTTCGCCAAGGCGCGCGAAAAGGCGCGAGCCATCACCTGCTCCAGCAATCTCAAGCAGATCGGCCTGGCGATGATGCAGTACGTTCAGGATTACGACGAGACTTATCCCTTATCCCGGTTCGGCTATACGTTCACCTCGCCGGGCGGACCTCAGGAAGCGGAATGGGACACGGTGATCATGCCGTACGTCAAGGCGGGAAGCGTGGACGCGCGCAACGGCGGCGTCTACTCCTGTCCTTCCTTTCCGGTTCCCCACGAAGGCAACCAGTATCATATCCGATTTGATCTTTTTCCCGACTTCAACGGGACCACTTCCACGCTGGCCCGTGTCGATGCTCCCGCCGAAAAAGTCATGATGCTGGAGGGCGGCTCGAATGGCGAGCCGGCGACCGGCCCGTGGGGATATGGGATGTTCCCGGCGGCGGAGTACGCCTGGTCCACCGGCGGCCTGAACGCCGCCAACAACTATCACAATCCATCGACCGCCGTGGATCTCGTGAACGGCGACTGCGATGCGACCACGGCCGCGCAGATCGGCGCCTGGGCCGGCTGCAACCAGCTTCCGCGCTACCGCCACGCGAACACGTCCAACTTCCTATGGCTCGACGGACATGTCAAATCCAAGAATCGCGGTCAGATCGATTGGTACAAAGATATCTATATCAGCAGTGTCAGCGACGACGGCTCGGCCGGAACGGCTCCCTATTAA